Within the Microbacterium sp. 1S1 genome, the region CGGTCACCCCGTAGGCGCGGATGGTCTCCAGGACCGCGCGGCCCGCGGTGTCGGCGTACCGTTCGTCCCCGGTGGTGTCGGTGCTCATCGTGTCATCCTCACATCGCGTGCCGGCGGACGCCGTCGACCCAGGTCTCGCGCACCTCGATCGCCGCGATCTCCTCGGCCGGCACCGCCAGCGGGTCGTCCGAGAGCACCGCGAAGTCGGCGTACTTCCCCGGCTCGAGGGAGCCGAGGTCGTCTTCGCGGCCGATCGAGACCGCGCCCTCGATGGTGTGGGCGCGGAGCGCCGCGACGGCGGAGATGCGGAGGTCGTCCGGTCCGAGCTTGTGTCCGCGACGGGTGACGCGGGTGACGGCGGTCTGGATCGCCTCCAACGGGATGGGCTCGGCGACGGGGGCATCCGACGAGATCGTCATCGGCACGCCCGCGCGCTCGAACTCGCCGAGGGGGTTGAAACGCTCGCCCGGGGTCCCGATGGCCTCCTCCACACCCTCACCCCAGTTGAAGTAGTGCTGGGTCTGGTTGACGGGGCGGATGCCTGCGGCCGCCATCCGGGTAATCTGACCGGGCGTGGGCAGCCCGCAGTGCTCGATGCGGTGCCGCGCGTCGGCGTCCGGACGCTCGGCGAGCGCAGCTTCGATCGCCGACACGACCATCTCGATCGCGGTGGGCGACTGCGCATGCGTCGCCGTCTGGAGTCCGGCGGCGTGCGCCTTGCGGATGAGCTCGGCGTAATCGGCGGGCTCGTGGTACAGCTGGCCCGTGCGGCACGGGTCGCCGACGTAGCCGTCCGGGAAGTACGCGGTCCAGCCGCCGAGGGTGCCGTCGGCGTAGAACTTGATGCCGGCGAAGCTGAGGTGCGCGTTGCCGAACTGCCCGACCAGTCCCATCTCCAGCGCCTCGTCGAGGAGGTGCGACAGCAGGTACATCGAGACGCGCAGCTCGAGCCGGCCGGCCTCGGCCATCCGGAGGTACATGTCGAACTCGCGCCGTGTGACCTGGCAGTCGCCGATCGAGGTGACGCCGCCGGCGAGGAACCGCTGCGTCGCCGCGTCGAGCTGGCGCAGGTGCTCCTCCGGCTCGTCCGCGAGGTGGAAGTTCGGACCGTGATGGCCGATCTTCACCCCATGTACCCCGGTGAGGATGTTGCATGCCGCGTCGGAAAGCTCCCCGGTGAGCTCCCCGTCGGCATCGCGGAAGAACTCGCCGCCGTCCGGGTTCGGGGTGTCCCGGTCGACGCCGTTCAGGTCGAGCGTGTACGAGTTCACCACCCCGCCGTGGCCGGAGGCGTTCATGAGGTACACCTCCCGGTCGGCGGCCACCTCGTCGAGCTCGAACCGGGTGGGGTGGCGTTTCTCGGCGAGGTTGCGCTGCTCATAGCCATAGCCGCGCACCGGGCGTCCGGCGGGGAGCTCAGCGGCCGCGGCCTTCAGCAGGGCCACGATCTCCGGGATGCTCCCCGCCTTCTCCGGCCCGCAGTCCACCCACGTCATCATCTGCCCGAACATCAGCGGATGCGCGTGTGCGTCGACGAATCCGGGGACGACGATCGCCTCACCCAGGTCGACTCGTTCCGGGGCGAGTCCCGCCCGCGACGCCACGTCCTCGCACTCCGCCGCCGTGCCGAGGGCGACGATACGCCCCCGGTCGGTCAGCATCGCGGTCGCCGTGGTGTCGGAGGGGTCCGCCGTGTGGATCGCTCGCGCGGTGATGAGGGCGGGAGCGGCCTGGGCGGAGCGGTCGAAGGGGGTGAGCTTTCTCATGGTGCCTGTTCGCGGTGGTTTCGTGCGGGTGAGGGTGGCGCCGGTCAGGGCAGGCGGTTGGCCGTGGTGTCGGTCCGGGCGGTGAACGACGCGGTGACCGGGGCCTCGTCGGAATGCTGCGGCGCGAGACGCGTGCAGATCCCGGCGATGACGGCCATGCCGACGAACATCGCGATGACCGACCAGACGCTGCCGGTCCACGCGATGAGCTGCGTCGCGAACCAGGGCGAGAATCCGGCCCAGATGGCGGCGCCGACGCCGTAGGACAGCGCGATCGACGTGTACCGCGCCTGCGGACGGAACATCTGCGCGAGGATCGCGGCGATCGGGGCATAGGTCGCGCTCATCGCGATCCGCACGAGCGAGGCGAACAGGAAGATCAGCGGCTCGACCCGGCCCGGCATCAGCAGCAGGAAGGGGGCGAAGGTCAGCACCGAGGTGATGAGACCGATGTACATCACGTTCTTCCGCCCCCACTTGTCGCCCAGCCAGGCGACAGGCAGGGTCACGACGAACTCCACGAACGAGGCCAGCGTCATCGCGTCGAGGATGACCTGCTCGCTGATCGCGATGGGCTCACCCGTCGCGTACGCCGTGGCGAAGGTGGTGGCGAGGTAGTAGCCGCCGGTCGAGATCGGCAGGATGCCGATGCCGAGGAGGATCGGCTTCCAGTTGACGCGGAGGGCGAAGGCCAGCGGCATGGACTGCTTGCGGCCCTCGATCTTCTCCTCGAAGACCGGCGACTCCTCGACGCGGTACCGGACCCAGAGGCCGACACCGATCAGCACGATCGACAGCAGGAACGGGATGCGCCAGCCGCCGTCGATGATGAACGTGTCACCGCCGCGGGCCATGATCGCGAAGATGCCCGAGGCGAGGAGGGCGCCGGCCGGGTTGCCGAGCTGGGTGAATCCGCCGTAGAACGTCTTCGACTTCTCCGGGGCGTGCTCGACGCTCATCAGGACCGCACCGCCCCACTCACCGCCGACCGCGAGGCCCTGGACGGCACGGAGCAGGATGAGGAGGATCGGTGCGAGGATGCCGATGTTGTCGTACGTGGGCAGGCAGCCGACGAGGACGGTCGCGGCGCCCATCAGCAGCAGCGTGATGACGAGCGAGACCCGACGACCGAGCTTGTCGCCGATGTGGCCGAACACGATGCCGCCGAGGGGGCGGACGAGGAATGCGACCGCGAACGTCGCGAAGGCCGCGGCGGTCTCGGCCAGGGGATCGTCGCTCGGGAAGAACAGCGGACCGAAGACGAGCGCGGCGGCCGTGGCGTAGACGTAGAAGTCGTACCACTCGATGGTGGTGCCGACGAAGGCGGCGAAGCCGGCGCGGCGTGCGCGGCTGTGGACGCCGCTTCGGGGGGTGGGGGTAGTGGTCATGGACCCGCTCCTTCGCGGATGGTGTCGGATAGCGAAGGATGCTACGGACGCGGAGCATCATGAGCAAGGGCAGAACTCCAGCGATACACGTCATTCACTGGGTTTATGTCGGACGGACCGCGCACTCCGGGCCTTCCGCTCGGCCGGACGGGGCTCTACGCTGAGTTTCTGCGGGGACGAGCGTGCACTGCGGGGAAATCGACGGAATCGGACGGGACATGGACTTCGACGCGGAACTCATCCGGGCGCTGCAGGAGGACGGCCGTGCCAGCATCCTCTCCCTTTCGGAGCGCGTCGGTCAGTCCCGGGCCGTCGTCGCGGCTCGCCTTCGCACCCTGCTCAGCGACCGCACCGTGCGAGTGGTCGCGGCCGTCGACCCGGTGTTCCTCGGTCAGCACGTCCTCGCGCACGTATCCATCCGGACCGACGGCGCCGTCGAGGTCGTCGCCGAGCACCTGCGCGACATGTCCGAGACCGTGCTGGTGTCGGCCGTCGGCGGAGCCCACGACATCGTGACGGAGGTGCGGGTGGGGTCGATGTCGGAGTTGCACGACCTTCTCGCACGCATCCGCGGGAGCGCCGGGGTGCTCGACATCAACACGATCATCTACTCGACCGTCATCAAGGGATTCTTCGTCTCGGAGTATCACGGCGGCGTGACGCTGGACGCGATCGACGAGGCGCTCATCGAGCACCTGCAGTCGGACGGGCGGATGAGCTTCCGCGCGCTCGGTGAGGAGGTGCGCCTCTCCCCCAGTGCCGTCGCCACGCGGGTGCAACGGCTGATCGACGCCGGGGTCATCAAGATCAGCGCCGTCGAGGCGAGGGGCCTGGCGCACCGGCAGCTCTCGATGGGCGTGGGCATGACGCTCGGTGACGACGACGAGGCCGTGATCGACGAGCTGCGGCGGGGCCGAGGGGTCGACTTCGCCGCCCGCACCCTCGGGCGCTTCGACGCCGTCGCGACCCTCGTCGAGCCCTCCGCCGGAGCCCTGTACGCGAGCCTCGAGCGGCTGCGCGCGCTCCCCGGCGTGACCCGGATCGAGGCGTGGCTGCATCTCGCGGTGCTCAAGGAGGACTACGCCCGCACCCTCCGCCCCCTCCGCACGGACTGACTCCCCCGTCCCCGTCCCCGTCAAGTCCCGTCCCGCGTCCCGGGATCAATAGCGCGCACCTCCCTCCCCGCCTGCGGCCGGTTTTCGCATTCTCACCGGGAGGGGTCCGCCACCGCGGGAAGCTATCGCACGCGCCTTGCGAGTTCAGAAGCGCACCGCACTCCCGCACCTCCCGCCCGTTTTCGCCCTCTCACCGGAAGAGGTCCGCGGGACGGGACGGATATGACACCTCCGGGGCGAGGATGCAGAACGTTATCGAGCCAGCGCGCGGGGACGGGGCGGAAGGGGACGGGGCGGAAGGGAGCAGGGGCGGAAGGGAGCGGGGACGGCGGGGACGGGGGCGAGGAGGGGCGCGTCAAGGGGGTGGAACGTCGGAAGACCCGGCACAGGATAGAGGCATGTCGGAAGACCAGCACGCCGAGAGCGCAGACGAAGCGGGACCGGAGCGCACGCCCGATGGGCACCACATCGTTGTGAACGGACGACGATGGCGAGCCACCGATCCGTCGATTCCGGACACCCTCCGGCAAGAGCTCGTGGACGAGCTGATGGCTGCGCGGCGCGCGGTCAGAGCCGCAGATCCCGATGCCCGCCGCCGTGTGCACGACGCGAAGACCGCTCTGGGGGAACGCGGGGCGCCGTGGTGGGAGGCGCCGTCCGCGGAGCAGTCCGAGGAGCGCATCGCCGCGACGATCCGGGCGCTGACCCGGAAGCGCTCGGAATCCTCGATCTGCCCCAGCGACGTCGCCCGCGCGGTCGGCGGCGAGGCCTGGCGCGATCGGATGCCCGACGT harbors:
- a CDS encoding Lrp/AsnC family transcriptional regulator: MDFDAELIRALQEDGRASILSLSERVGQSRAVVAARLRTLLSDRTVRVVAAVDPVFLGQHVLAHVSIRTDGAVEVVAEHLRDMSETVLVSAVGGAHDIVTEVRVGSMSELHDLLARIRGSAGVLDINTIIYSTVIKGFFVSEYHGGVTLDAIDEALIEHLQSDGRMSFRALGEEVRLSPSAVATRVQRLIDAGVIKISAVEARGLAHRQLSMGVGMTLGDDDEAVIDELRRGRGVDFAARTLGRFDAVATLVEPSAGALYASLERLRALPGVTRIEAWLHLAVLKEDYARTLRPLRTD
- a CDS encoding DUF3253 domain-containing protein; its protein translation is MSEDQHAESADEAGPERTPDGHHIVVNGRRWRATDPSIPDTLRQELVDELMAARRAVRAADPDARRRVHDAKTALGERGAPWWEAPSAEQSEERIAATIRALTRKRSESSICPSDVARAVGGEAWRDRMPDVRRVAAELAVQDVIVVTQKGKPVRIADARGPVRIRRGPAL
- a CDS encoding MFS transporter translates to MTTTPTPRSGVHSRARRAGFAAFVGTTIEWYDFYVYATAAALVFGPLFFPSDDPLAETAAAFATFAVAFLVRPLGGIVFGHIGDKLGRRVSLVITLLLMGAATVLVGCLPTYDNIGILAPILLILLRAVQGLAVGGEWGGAVLMSVEHAPEKSKTFYGGFTQLGNPAGALLASGIFAIMARGGDTFIIDGGWRIPFLLSIVLIGVGLWVRYRVEESPVFEEKIEGRKQSMPLAFALRVNWKPILLGIGILPISTGGYYLATTFATAYATGEPIAISEQVILDAMTLASFVEFVVTLPVAWLGDKWGRKNVMYIGLITSVLTFAPFLLLMPGRVEPLIFLFASLVRIAMSATYAPIAAILAQMFRPQARYTSIALSYGVGAAIWAGFSPWFATQLIAWTGSVWSVIAMFVGMAVIAGICTRLAPQHSDEAPVTASFTARTDTTANRLP
- a CDS encoding amidohydrolase, with translation MRKLTPFDRSAQAAPALITARAIHTADPSDTTATAMLTDRGRIVALGTAAECEDVASRAGLAPERVDLGEAIVVPGFVDAHAHPLMFGQMMTWVDCGPEKAGSIPEIVALLKAAAAELPAGRPVRGYGYEQRNLAEKRHPTRFELDEVAADREVYLMNASGHGGVVNSYTLDLNGVDRDTPNPDGGEFFRDADGELTGELSDAACNILTGVHGVKIGHHGPNFHLADEPEEHLRQLDAATQRFLAGGVTSIGDCQVTRREFDMYLRMAEAGRLELRVSMYLLSHLLDEALEMGLVGQFGNAHLSFAGIKFYADGTLGGWTAYFPDGYVGDPCRTGQLYHEPADYAELIRKAHAAGLQTATHAQSPTAIEMVVSAIEAALAERPDADARHRIEHCGLPTPGQITRMAAAGIRPVNQTQHYFNWGEGVEEAIGTPGERFNPLGEFERAGVPMTISSDAPVAEPIPLEAIQTAVTRVTRRGHKLGPDDLRISAVAALRAHTIEGAVSIGREDDLGSLEPGKYADFAVLSDDPLAVPAEEIAAIEVRETWVDGVRRHAM